Proteins encoded by one window of Ignavibacteriota bacterium:
- the ccsA gene encoding cytochrome c biogenesis protein CcsA, translating into MIGNIILTIGFLSGLFTFFMYYLTYKGYSNTLGKARIGYHVASVMTIAASLLLFHAILTHQYQYKYVFNYSDSTLSTGLLLSTFWGGQEGSFMLWTLFTAIIGIILLEYTSKRGDLEPRVMMVYSLSFTFLLLLVNPLLKSPFNYIWMEPSFIELKNINSKFLSMPFMQSFIFQDQAGGKSFVGMDQQLYAQLKAAGISVNDFIIEGKGLNPLLQNFWMQIHPPILFVGFAMSAVPFAFANASLIKNDYRDWVKQSLPWLLVGTMVLGLAIMLGGYWAYGILGWGGYWGWDPVENSSLIPWLVGVASVHTMLIQKKTQSSGGAGRFVKTNIILSMLVYILVLYSTFLTRSGILGDSSVHSFAEPGMLVYLLLVIFMLTFLIMGIGGFIYRWKSLNSNFDNEDSILSRELALFTGSIALIASAIVIIAGTSAPIFGKSVELRFYDELNLPIAIIIGLLNGFSLILKWKSNKAEDLWKKLIAPVAISAVLTLIVVFLFNVSKLMLIILSFSSLFAIVVNFEIAYKIARKKTLSLGAYIAHIGIALFLLGVVATGGFTQQESIDLEKGKTTNAFGYNLTFLGYDKIENTERFEFKIKVEKESSSKVIAPIMFFSSMNNSLMREPDIWNMFTKDFYVTPLSYTDGSEENSSGGGGTNITLKKGDNIDFKRSKVTFDSFNFPPEAMSAMMGGGNFTIGAKLIVDYNGKKFNVEPKMNSTGGNKEYVPVEIADADLKIELTNLDASGSVGLKLSNISNNGDTKVQSEPKEVLSIEASIKPYINLVWTGVLLMVAGFIISAIKRTKEV; encoded by the coding sequence ATGATTGGAAATATAATTTTAACAATCGGTTTTTTGTCCGGATTGTTCACTTTTTTTATGTATTATTTGACCTATAAAGGTTATTCAAATACATTGGGTAAAGCGCGTATCGGTTACCATGTTGCCTCTGTAATGACAATTGCAGCAAGTTTGTTATTATTCCACGCAATCTTAACTCATCAATATCAATATAAATATGTTTTTAATTACAGCGACAGTACATTATCTACAGGATTATTGCTTTCAACATTTTGGGGCGGACAAGAAGGAAGTTTTATGCTATGGACTCTCTTCACCGCAATAATCGGAATAATATTATTAGAATATACTTCTAAAAGAGGTGATTTGGAACCGAGAGTAATGATGGTGTATTCTTTGAGTTTCACATTTTTACTTCTTCTTGTTAATCCGCTGTTAAAAAGCCCTTTCAATTATATTTGGATGGAACCAAGCTTTATTGAATTAAAAAACATAAACAGTAAATTTCTCTCAATGCCGTTTATGCAGAGTTTTATTTTTCAAGATCAAGCCGGCGGCAAAAGTTTTGTTGGAATGGATCAACAATTATATGCTCAATTGAAAGCGGCAGGAATTTCAGTTAACGATTTTATTATTGAAGGCAAAGGATTAAATCCGTTGCTGCAGAATTTCTGGATGCAGATCCATCCTCCAATTTTATTTGTCGGTTTCGCAATGTCCGCTGTTCCTTTTGCATTTGCCAACGCATCTTTAATTAAAAATGATTACAGAGATTGGGTAAAACAATCTTTGCCTTGGTTATTGGTCGGTACAATGGTTTTAGGATTAGCTATTATGCTTGGTGGATATTGGGCTTACGGAATTTTGGGATGGGGAGGATATTGGGGCTGGGATCCAGTTGAAAACTCGAGTCTGATCCCTTGGTTGGTTGGCGTTGCTTCCGTTCATACAATGTTGATACAGAAAAAAACACAATCATCGGGCGGAGCCGGAAGATTTGTTAAAACAAATATTATACTTTCCATGCTTGTTTATATTCTTGTTCTGTATAGTACTTTTTTAACACGAAGCGGAATTTTAGGCGACTCGTCGGTTCATTCATTTGCAGAACCCGGAATGCTTGTCTATTTATTACTAGTAATTTTTATGCTTACATTTTTGATTATGGGAATCGGGGGATTTATTTACAGGTGGAAATCTTTAAATTCCAATTTTGATAATGAAGATAGCATATTATCAAGAGAACTGGCATTATTTACTGGTTCAATTGCTTTAATAGCTTCGGCAATTGTTATTATTGCAGGAACATCAGCGCCAATTTTTGGAAAATCCGTTGAACTAAGATTTTATGACGAACTAAATTTACCCATCGCAATAATAATCGGCTTATTAAACGGCTTCAGTTTAATATTAAAATGGAAAAGCAATAAAGCCGAAGATCTTTGGAAAAAATTAATTGCTCCTGTTGCAATATCTGCTGTTCTTACCTTGATTGTTGTATTTTTATTCAACGTTAGTAAATTAATGTTAATAATTTTGTCATTTTCATCACTATTTGCCATAGTTGTTAACTTTGAAATTGCATATAAAATTGCCAGAAAAAAAACATTATCACTGGGTGCTTATATTGCTCATATTGGGATAGCGTTATTTTTATTGGGTGTTGTGGCAACAGGAGGTTTTACTCAACAAGAATCAATTGATCTAGAAAAGGGAAAAACCACAAACGCGTTCGGTTATAATTTAACCTTTTTAGGGTATGATAAAATTGAAAATACGGAAAGATTTGAATTTAAAATCAAAGTTGAAAAAGAAAGCTCCTCAAAAGTAATTGCCCCGATAATGTTTTTCTCATCAATGAATAATAGTTTGATGAGAGAACCGGATATTTGGAACATGTTTACAAAAGATTTCTATGTAACTCCGTTAAGTTATACTGACGGCTCAGAAGAAAATTCTTCCGGCGGCGGCGGAACAAATATTACTTTGAAAAAAGGCGACAATATCGATTTCAAGCGAAGTAAGGTTACATTCGATAGTTTTAATTTTCCTCCCGAAGCAATGTCGGCTATGATGGGCGGCGGTAATTTTACTATTGGCGCAAAATTAATAGTCGATTACAATGGAAAAAAATTCAATGTTGAACCGAAAATGAACAGCACTGGCGGCAATAAAGAATATGTTCCTGTAGAAATAGCTGACGCGGATCTAAAAATAGAATTGACAAATTTAGACGCAAGCGGTTCGGTTGGATTGAAACTTTCAAATATCTCTAACAACGGTGATACCAAAGTGCAGAGTGAACCTAAAGAAGTACTTTCAATTGAAGCCAGTATTAAGCCTTATATTAATTTAGTTTGGACCGGAGTTTTATTAATGGTCGCGGGTTTTATTATTTCCGCAATTAAGCGAACTAAAGAAGTTTAA